GTGCGTACGCGCGGGCGCCTGTGCCTCAAGGGCCAGTCGGGCGTGCAGACCCTCTACGATCCGTACCGGATCAAACAGCCGCTCAAGCGGGTGGGGCCGCGCGGTTCGGGGCAGTGGCAAGCGATTAGCTGGGACGATGCGCTCAGCGAAATCGCGAACAAGCTGGTCAGCCTGCGCGACTTTGTGAACGACGCGAAGCCGGGGCGCTCGAAGGCGGGCAAGGCGGTCAACAAGGTGCTCTTCGCCCCCGGCCGTACGATCGAGGGCGAGTTCACCGATCGCATCTGGAAGGACGGTTACGGAACCTACAACTACCGTCTCGACCACACCAGCATCTGTGAGGTGGATCACCACGTCGCGTACGAGCTGGCCACCTGGGACAAGGCCGCCGCGACACCCGCCGGGCGCAAGAACCACTTCAAGCCCGAGTTGCTCGGCTGCGAGTACGCGATCTTCTTCGGCTCCAACCCCCTCGAGGCCAACTTTGCGATGGTGCCGCTGGCACGCAACCTCATGGAGATGAAGAAGCGCGGCGGTAAGTACGTGGTTGTAGATCCGCGCTTCTCCAATGCCGCTGCCCAGGCGGACCAGTGGGTGCCGATCATTCCCGGCACCGACGCCGCGCTCGCCCTGGGCATGGCTCGCTGGATCGTCGACAACGGCCGCCACGACACGGTCTACCTGAGCAACGCCAACAAGGCGGCGGCGACGGCGGACGGCGAGACCACGTGGACCGACGCCACGTGGCTGGTGATCACGGAACCCGCGGACGCGAACGCCGGGAAGTACATGAGGGCGAACGAGATCGGAGGCGCCGCCACGAACTTCGTGGCGTGGAACGGCGCCGCGGGCGTGGAGGTCATCAGCCAGAGTACGACGGCCCCGGTCGACGGTGTGCTGGACACCGAAGAGGTGATCGTAAACGGCAAGCGCTGCAAGTCGGCGTTCACGCTCTTCCGCGAACGGATCCAGCAGAAGACCCTGGCCGAGTACAGCGCCATCTGCGGCGTAAGCGAGGCCACCATCACCCAGCTGGCGAACGACTTCACCGCGCACGGGAAGAAGGCCGCGACGGAGCACTACCGCGGCGTCGTGCAGCACACCAACGGTGCCTACAGCTCCTTAGCCATCATGGCGCTCGATTTCCTCATCGGCAACTGCGACTGGAAGGGCGGCTCGACCGCCGGCGGCGGCGGCTGGTCGTTCACCAACGCCACCGGCGGTGTCAACGTACAGACCGTGCCCGGCGGCGTCGCCGCGAGCGGGGTGCGGATCGACCGCACCAAGGGCAAGACCTACGAGAACCAGGGGTCGGAGTACCTCGCGGCGGACGACTACCCGGCGCAGCGACCGTGGTTCCCCTACGCCACGCACGGCAACTTCCAGGAAGTGATCCCCAGTGCGGCACACGGGTACCCGTACGAGGCGAAGGCCCTCATCACCTACTGGAACGCCTGGCCGTACTCGACGCCGGCGCTGCGAAACGTGTTTGAGACGTACATCGCTGACGAAACGAAGTGCGAGTTGTTCGTGGCCATCTCGGTCAATATCGGCGAGGTGGCCGCGTGGGCGGACTACATCCTGCCGGACACCACCTACCTCGAGAAGTTCGCGTTCACCGGCGGCACGCCGAGCGTCATCACCAAGCTCACCGCTTTCCAGCAACCGGTGGTGGGCACGTTCGACGGCAGCATGAACTACACGCCGGTTCTTCCGCAGACGAAGATGTACATCGACATCCTCATCGAGCTCGGAAAGAAGATGGGGATCCCCGGGGTCGGCGCGGGCGCCTTCGCGGACGGTGGCTCCCTCGACCGCGCCTGGGACTTCGTGCAGAGGGCGCTGAACAACCTGTCGATCAGCAGCGGCAAGAGCGTTGCCGACATCCAGGCCAAGGGCGGCGCCTTCGAAGACCCGGGCAACGAGTACGACTCCGGCAATCCGAACAAGCAGAAGAACCGTTACGGAAACGAGTTTCACTTCTACATCGAGGAGCTCGCGGTGACGAAGGACTCCATGTCCCCCACCGCGCAGAAGTTCGATCCAATGGCGAAGTACGAGGTTCCCAGCCATGCCGACGGTACTCCGGTGGACGACGGCCCGGGTTACCCGTTCCGTCTGATCACGTACAAGTCGGTGCGCCACGGCCAGGCGCGAACCGCAGCCAACCCCTGGCTGATGGCACTCCAACCCGAGAACTTCGTGGACATCAGCAGCGCCGATGCGGCCGCGCTCGGCGTCGAAACCGGCGAGAAGGTGAAGATCACGTCGGTCAGCAATCCCGCCGGTATCGTGGGCAAGGCGTGGGTCACCGAAGGGTTGCGGCCGGGCGTCATCGCGGTGTCTCACCACTTCGGGCACTGGGAACTGGGGTCGCGCGCGCACGTGATCGACGGCGTGACGCAGCCGCACGACCCGAGCCGCGGCGCGGGTACCATGCCGAACCTGGTGATGCGCCTAGACGATGCGATCAGCGCCGCCAACCCCGCCGCGAAGGTGTCGTTGCAAAGCAAGATCGGCGGTAGCGTGTCCTTCTACGACACACGCGTCAACGTCGTGAAGGCGTGAAGGAGAGCAACATGGGCCAGAAAGGTTGGCTAATCGATCTTGGCAAGTGCACCGGTTGCGAGAGCTGCACGGTGGCCTGCAAGTCGGAGTGGAACACGGCGCCGCTCGAGTCCCCGCTCGAGTTCAAGCCTGGCTGTTCGGGAGAACTCCCTGACGCCCCAGAATTCACCGGCTGTCTCGCGACACCGAAGCATGTGAGCTATCGCGCGGTCATCGGGCAGGAGAGTGGCACGTACCCCCACCCCGTCCGCCTCTTCATCACGAGCGCCTGCAACCATTGCGACAAGCCCGCTTGCTTGGCTTCGTGTCCGCTCTCGGACAAGAACGACCCCGCGAATCCGAACAACGTCATCACCAAGCGAGCATCCGACGGTGCCGTGCTCATCAACCAGGAAACATGCATCGGTTGCCAGTATTGCGTCTGGGCCTGCCCGTACGGGGCACCGCGCTTCAACGAGGTCACCAAGAAAGTCGAGAAGTGCACGTTCTGCGTCCATCGGGTGGACGACGGCTTGTTGCCGGCGTGCGTCACCACCTGCGTTGGCCGCGCCTTGTACATGGTGGAAGACTTCAGCCTAGCCGAGTCTGGGCTCAATGCACCGCCACGTTTTTCCGATCCGAAGCTGACCACCCCAGCGGTGAAGTTCGTGCCGCGATGACACCGGCGAACGCCGAGTTCAGTGCGCTTGCACCGCTCGCAACGAGCCGTGCCGGGGTGTACGAGGTCCTGGCCTCGCTCTACCTGCAGCCGCCTTCTGCCGCACTGATTGCCGCGCTGTTGGAATTGGCGGTGTCGCCCGCAATGGCCGAGCTCTCGGCGGGCTGCGCCGGAGATCTCCTGCGACGCTACGCCGCTAGCTACAACGGCGAGGTGGAAGCGCTACAGCAAGAGTTCAACGATCTGTTCGCGGTACCGCTCGGGCGTTATGTGACCCCGTACGAGGCGGTGTACAGGGACGAACGCGTGGTGGGAGGAGAACGCGTCCGCGGCCTACTCATGGGCCCCTCGACGGCCGCAGTTCTGCAAGCATACCGGGACTACCACTTCGCGATCAGCCCAGAGTGTCCCGAGCTCCCAGATCATATTGGTGTCGAGCTGAGTTTCATGTCGCTGCTTTGTGAGCGGGAACGTCAGGGATGGGAGGCGGGAGACCTGCCCGCAGTCAACCTGCTATTGGCGCGCGAGCTCCGTTTTCTCGGGGATCACCTCTTACGCTGGGTTCCGGATCTCAGCCAGCGGATCTCGGCAAACGCACGCACGCTCTTCTATCGCGGGATCGGCCACCTCACCGAGGAATTCATTCGAGCGGACGCGGCGGCGCTCGTCCGAGTGTGTGGCGAGCGCCAGTGTCTCACATCTGCTGAGCTGACGGCCTAGCGTTCAACTGACGCATTCCCGTGGGCTCCTCGAAGTCCAAACCGCAGAACCGTAGGTCATCGGCGCGTCACTCTGTCCTCCTCAGCTTGATCTGATGCGTTTCGCTGGCGGCATAGGCGCTGCCATCGGGAGCAGCCTCAAGCTGAAGCTGAGCATCCTTCTGGCTGTCATTCTCGGCGGCATCGTCGGCCTCGTGTCTTGGAGCGCCATCGCGATGCAGGAAGGCCAGCTCCTGTGGACCTCCCGAGCGCGCCTGAGCGCCCTGCAAGAATTGTTGAAGACCGTGGTGACCGCCAGCATGCTGGCTCGGGACCGCGACAATGTTCAACGCGTCATCGAGGCGCTCGGCAGTCACGAAGACATCGATGCGGTGCGAATCTTCGATCCGCAAGGCGTCATCCACTTCTCCTCGCGCCCCGAAGAACGCGGCCAGCGCGTGAGCACCGAGGAGCTATCCCGGACGGCGGTGGAAGCGAAGCCGACAACACTCACTCGCGGCGCCACCGCGACGGAGTACACACTGGTGCAACCGATGTTCAACCAACCGGCGTGTTTCTCTTGCCACGAGCCGGAGCAGCGGATTCTCGGCCTCCTCCAGCTCAGCCTCACCTTGGGCCCAACTCGGCAGCAGCTTGCCGCCTTCAAGCGCCTCGCCGTGGCGGCGACGATGACCATCTTGGGCATGATGGTCGTCGCCATTTGGTTTGCGCTGACGTTCTTGATCGACCGGCCCCTGCAACGGCTGGTTGCGGCGATGGCACGGGTTGAGGATGGTGACCTCAGTGCCCGCGCCGGAGTTTACCGCGACGACGAACTCGGGCGGTTAGCCCTTCACTTTAACGAGATGCTCTCGCAACTGCAGGTCGCCCAGCAGCAACTCAAGCGCCACCATCAGGAGCAATTGGCACGGGCTGACCGCCTGGCGACCATCGGCGAGATGGCGGCTACCCTTGCCCACGAGATTCGGAATCCGCTGAGCGGACTGCTCGGTGTCATTTCGGTGCTGAGCCGGAACTTCGTCGACGGTGACCCGCGGCTGGAGATCGCCCGCGAAGGCCATTCCCTCGTCGACCGGATGAACGAGACGATTGAAGAGCTCCTTCATTACGCGAGGCCGTCGTCGCCCCACTTGCGCCCCGTCAAGCTCGACGACATCGTCGATCGGAGCGTGGCGTTGGCCGAGGGCGAGGCAAGGAAGGCGGGCGTCCGAATTGTCAGAGATGCAAACACAGCCAATAGGTGCGGCGGTGATGCTGAATCTCCGACCATCCGGGCCGACCCACACCAAATGCAGCAGGTCTTGGTGAATCTCATTAGCAATGCCGTCCAGGCATGCGCGACGGGAGGGCAGGTGCGCATTTGCGCCTGTCTCCGGAAACATGAGGCTGAGCAGCCGCTCGCCTGCGTCGAAATCGAGGACAACGGCAAGGGCATGACCGCTGACGAACTCGCGCAGGTCTTCAACCCGTTCTTCACGAGCAAGTTGCACGGGACGGGGCTCGGACTTCCGATCGCGCAACAAATTATGGAATACCACGAGGGCCGCATTGCGTTGACCAGCGCACCGGGTCAGGGTACCCGCGTGCAGGTGGAGTTGCCGGCGCATCCAGAGGGCCCGGCAAAGGATGGCTCCAATTTCATGCTGCGCGACCCCAACCCTCGGCCGTAATGAGCTGCTCGACGCGCACGCGTATCTCGTCGCGGATAGTTCGCACGCGTTCGATGGGTTGCCCTTTGGGATCGGGGAGGTTCCAGTCTTGCCGCCGCAAACCGGGCACCAGCGGACAACTCTCGCCACAACCCATCGTCACCAGAAGCTGAGCACCCGCAGCCAGCTCGTCGGTGAGGCGAGTGGGCTGCGCGGTACTCAGGTCGATGCCGAGCTCGCGCATGACCGCGACGACCTCGGGATGAACGTGCTCGGCCGGTTGCGTTCCCGCCGAGCGGGCACGGGCGCGGGTCGGATCAGCGAGGCGATTGAAGAAGCCCGCCGCCATCTGCGAGCGCCCGGCATTGTGGACGCAGGCGAAGATCACGGTCTTCATGCGGTGGCCCCAGCCGGCAGAGATTGCGCGCTAGCCGGTGGTTGTCGCGTACGCTGCCGCCCCGGGCGCTTTGTCGCGAAAGTAGTGTCGCCGGAACCACAGCGCAACGTTGACCAGACCGATCATCACCGGCACCTCGACGAGCGGGCCGATCACCGCAGCGAACGCCGCACCGTGGTGAATACCAAACGTGGCCACCGCGACGGCGATCGCCAGCTCGAAGTTGTTCGAGGCAGCGGTGAACGACAGCGTGGCCGATTGCGGGTAGGTAGCGCCTACCGTCTTGCTCATGAAGAAGGCGATCAGGAACATCACCACGAAG
This genomic stretch from Deltaproteobacteria bacterium harbors:
- a CDS encoding molybdopterin-dependent oxidoreductase produces the protein MAKIGKQGGLDISLDRRRFLQWGGALASLASVSSVLGTRRLAALVFSQNPPDPPEGTAGVEFKFSVCQMCHGRCGIMCKIKDGVLLKIDGNPYHPNNMHDDERLPYATAVATAVRTRGRLCLKGQSGVQTLYDPYRIKQPLKRVGPRGSGQWQAISWDDALSEIANKLVSLRDFVNDAKPGRSKAGKAVNKVLFAPGRTIEGEFTDRIWKDGYGTYNYRLDHTSICEVDHHVAYELATWDKAAATPAGRKNHFKPELLGCEYAIFFGSNPLEANFAMVPLARNLMEMKKRGGKYVVVDPRFSNAAAQADQWVPIIPGTDAALALGMARWIVDNGRHDTVYLSNANKAAATADGETTWTDATWLVITEPADANAGKYMRANEIGGAATNFVAWNGAAGVEVISQSTTAPVDGVLDTEEVIVNGKRCKSAFTLFRERIQQKTLAEYSAICGVSEATITQLANDFTAHGKKAATEHYRGVVQHTNGAYSSLAIMALDFLIGNCDWKGGSTAGGGGWSFTNATGGVNVQTVPGGVAASGVRIDRTKGKTYENQGSEYLAADDYPAQRPWFPYATHGNFQEVIPSAAHGYPYEAKALITYWNAWPYSTPALRNVFETYIADETKCELFVAISVNIGEVAAWADYILPDTTYLEKFAFTGGTPSVITKLTAFQQPVVGTFDGSMNYTPVLPQTKMYIDILIELGKKMGIPGVGAGAFADGGSLDRAWDFVQRALNNLSISSGKSVADIQAKGGAFEDPGNEYDSGNPNKQKNRYGNEFHFYIEELAVTKDSMSPTAQKFDPMAKYEVPSHADGTPVDDGPGYPFRLITYKSVRHGQARTAANPWLMALQPENFVDISSADAAALGVETGEKVKITSVSNPAGIVGKAWVTEGLRPGVIAVSHHFGHWELGSRAHVIDGVTQPHDPSRGAGTMPNLVMRLDDAISAANPAAKVSLQSKIGGSVSFYDTRVNVVKA
- a CDS encoding 4Fe-4S dicluster domain-containing protein — encoded protein: MGQKGWLIDLGKCTGCESCTVACKSEWNTAPLESPLEFKPGCSGELPDAPEFTGCLATPKHVSYRAVIGQESGTYPHPVRLFITSACNHCDKPACLASCPLSDKNDPANPNNVITKRASDGAVLINQETCIGCQYCVWACPYGAPRFNEVTKKVEKCTFCVHRVDDGLLPACVTTCVGRALYMVEDFSLAESGLNAPPRFSDPKLTTPAVKFVPR
- a CDS encoding molecular chaperone TorD family protein, whose translation is MTPANAEFSALAPLATSRAGVYEVLASLYLQPPSAALIAALLELAVSPAMAELSAGCAGDLLRRYAASYNGEVEALQQEFNDLFAVPLGRYVTPYEAVYRDERVVGGERVRGLLMGPSTAAVLQAYRDYHFAISPECPELPDHIGVELSFMSLLCERERQGWEAGDLPAVNLLLARELRFLGDHLLRWVPDLSQRISANARTLFYRGIGHLTEEFIRADAAALVRVCGERQCLTSAELTA
- a CDS encoding HAMP domain-containing protein, producing the protein MTILGMMVVAIWFALTFLIDRPLQRLVAAMARVEDGDLSARAGVYRDDELGRLALHFNEMLSQLQVAQQQLKRHHQEQLARADRLATIGEMAATLAHEIRNPLSGLLGVISVLSRNFVDGDPRLEIAREGHSLVDRMNETIEELLHYARPSSPHLRPVKLDDIVDRSVALAEGEARKAGVRIVRDANTANRCGGDAESPTIRADPHQMQQVLVNLISNAVQACATGGQVRICACLRKHEAEQPLACVEIEDNGKGMTADELAQVFNPFFTSKLHGTGLGLPIAQQIMEYHEGRIALTSAPGQGTRVQVELPAHPEGPAKDGSNFMLRDPNPRP
- a CDS encoding arsenate reductase ArsC; translated protein: MKTVIFACVHNAGRSQMAAGFFNRLADPTRARARSAGTQPAEHVHPEVVAVMRELGIDLSTAQPTRLTDELAAGAQLLVTMGCGESCPLVPGLRRQDWNLPDPKGQPIERVRTIRDEIRVRVEQLITAEGWGRAA